A genomic segment from Canis lupus dingo isolate Sandy chromosome 23, ASM325472v2, whole genome shotgun sequence encodes:
- the GPR171 gene encoding G-protein coupled receptor 171 — translation MTNSSTFCPVYTNLEPFTYFFYLVFLVGIIGSGFATWAFVQNKTNHRCVSIYLINLLTADFLLTLALPVKIVVDLGVAPWKLKIFHCQVTACLMYINMYLSIIFLAFVSIDRCLQLTYNSKVYRIQEPGFAKMISTVVWLMVLLIMVPNMIIPIKDIKERPNVGCMEFKKEFGRNWHLLTNFICVAIFLNFSVIILISNCLVIRQLYRNKDNENYPYVKKALINILLVTTGYIICFVPYHIVRIPYTLSQTEVISDCPTRISLFKAKEATLLLAVSNLCFDPILYYHLSKAFRLKVTKTFASRKETKAPKEKSNGENSA, via the coding sequence ATGACAAACAGTTCTACCTTCTGCCCAGTTTATACAAACCTGGAGccattcacatattttttttatttagttttccttGTTGGAATTATTGGGAGCGGATTTGCAACTTGGGCTTTCGTACAAAACAAGACAAATCACAGGTGTGTGAGCATATACTTGATCAATTTGCTGACAGCCGATTTCCTGCTCACCCTGGCATTACCAGTGAAAATCGTTGTCGACCTGGGAGTGGCACCCTGGAAGCTGAAGATCTTCCACTGCCAAGTGACAGCCTGCCTCATGTACATTAATATGTACTTATCGATTATCTTCTTAGCATTTGTCAGCATTGATCGCTGTCTTCAGTTGACCTACAACTCCAAGGTTTATCGGATACAAGAACCTGGATTTGCCAAAATGATATCGACCGTGGTGTGGCTGATGGTCCTTCTTATAATGGTGCCCAACATGATTATCCCCATCAAAGACATCAAGGAGAGGCCAAATGTAGGATGCATGGAATTCAAAAAGGAGTTTGGCAGAAACTGGCACCTGCTGACAAATTTCATATGTGTAgcgatatttttaaatttctcagtcaTCATCTTAATATCTAACTGTCTTGTCATCCGACAACTCTACAGaaacaaagataatgaaaattatCCATATGTGAAAAAAGCCCTCATCAACATACTTTTAGTGACTACGGGCTATATCATATGTTTTGTCCCGTATCACATTGTCCGAATCCCATACACTCTGAGCCAAACAGAGGTAATATCTGATTGCCCAACCAGGATTTCACTCTTCAAAGCCAAAGAGGCCACACTGCTCCTGGCTGTGTCAAACCTCTGTTTTGATCCTATCCTGTACTATCATCTCTCAAAAGCATTCCGCTTAAAAGTTACCAAGACTTTTGCTTCACGTAAGGAGACCAAGGctccaaaagaaaaatcaaatggtGAAAACAGTGCATAA